Within the Glycine max cultivar Williams 82 chromosome 12, Glycine_max_v4.0, whole genome shotgun sequence genome, the region TAGCCAGTGGATCCATCTAGTTGGTAAAAATATCTTGGTTTTACAAATGTTAGTCATTTGGAGACTTGTTATTGTATATGTTGACTCTGAATTATTaacaaaaagattttttatatgaagGGATGCAAGCCTCCTGTTGAACGCATGGACATAGTAGGTGGTTCTGCAGCAGCAAGCCCGTGCTCATCTTACCATCCAAGTCCTTGTGCTTCCTACAACCCTAGTCCAGGCTCTTCTTGCTTACCGAGCCCTCGTGCATCCCCCTATCCTCCAAACCACAATGCTGATGGAAATTCTCTCATTCCATGGCTCAAAAACCTTTCATCAGGATCATCATCAGCATCCTCTTCCAAGCTTCCGCAGCTGTACATTCCAAACGGCTCCATCAGCGCTCCTGTCACTCCTCCAATCAGCTCTCCATCGTCTCGAAAGCCCCGAATCAACGCTGACTGGGAGGATCTGTCCACTCGTCCGGCAGCGTGGGGCGGACCTGCATACACCTTCCTGCCCTCTTCAACTCCTCCTAGCCCCGGTCGCCAGGTTGCTGAAACAGATTGGTTTTCCAAGATCAGGATTCCTCAGGTAGGACTAACACCAACTTCTCCAACCTTCAGCCTGGTCTCTTCCAACCCATTTGGCTTCAAGGAAGATGCTATGGGTGGCAGCGGTTCCCGCATGTGGACGACACCAGGGGCAAGTGGAACATGTTCTCCAGCTGTAGCTGCAGGCTCTGAAAACACTTCTGACATTCCAATGGCTGAAGCAGTTTCAGATGAATTTGCCTTTGGAAGCAGCTCATCAGTTTTAGTGAATGCCTGGAAAGGGGAGAGGATCCATGAAGCTTCTTTCGGAACAGATGATCTTGAGCTCACTCTTGGGAGCTCAAAAACCAGGTAGCAAGAATATTTGATGAAACAGGGCAAAaattatgcatattttttttatctgttggAATTTCATGTcttttgaaacaaaatttgaacctAAATTTGTTCTTTTTGCAGGCTACTCCATAAGTGAATAGTCAATGGTCCCTTCAACGACAAGAACTTTGACTCTGTTTATTCTGTAGAAAAGGCTAGAGGAGGGAATTAAGATGAGCAGCAAGTAGTTGCTCTTTACATACCAGAAAAAAATAGcagtttattttattcttttattttctcttaggTTTtattggttcctaagttatatATACAGCCTTAGCTAGGTCTCGGGTGGTTTTCAACCATTTCATGTGGTcaatgtcttgttaaaacttttaatactCTGGGAAAGATCATATACATGTATGGATTGGCTTGGTTTGATATTGAAAGGGAAAAATTACTCGATTTCAACTGTAACTGAATGATCAAGAAAGTTATGCAAATTCCAACTGAATGGGCCTACAAAATATCTCTTCTCtcacttttatgtttttatgattttgtttctCCCCATATGGCGAcagattttatcattttgtagGCGTGCTTATCATTTTTTTGTAgactttgataaaataaatatgattgcTTTGCTACCGGTATCTTTCTAttctaaatcaataaaaaaaaatatttgtatgttAAAATCACATTATAAATGagttagaatttaattttaatggtattttaaattttatagttgtCAAATTAaggttcatttcattttttttacaaattaaatattaaacatgaaaaaaaatatgcaactATAGATGGAATTGGCAACAAAAATAATCTAAAGGTCTGTTAAGAATAGTCCCACATCGGGTAATTCATGAATATGATAAGTGCTTATATAGCTGGGTAGACCACATTCTTATGAACCGGtttttaaggggacctttcGGGGTAATTCATGAATATGATAAGTGCTTATATAACTGGGTAGACCACCCCCTTATGAACCCCTTTTTAAGGGGACCTATTCTAAACAAATAATTCATATTACTCAAAGTAAATATTTCAAatgcattttataatttagcCATTTAGGTGTCGTTGAACTTTCCTTAAatgaaatgtaaaattttagTACTAGTTTATAATGATCACGGGTGGAGCAGTGAGCTACAATACAATACTTAACTACCTTATCAGAGATTTCCCTGAAACGGGAATATGGCTCTGTCCTCTTAGGATGGGTCTATTTTTCGAACAATTTTTGCTATCCTTTGACCCTGATCTTTGATAGCAGCCATTTTTGGTTCCAGTCAATACTTGCTCTAATCTAACTACGCCAATTTGAGTGGCAGCCCTTCCTAGAGTGAAAGAGCAATGTCCTTCACACACTCATTGTCACCGAAAAGCTCTCACTAACTggccaattaaaattaaattaaaaaaaaaaaagcaaagtgCTTACTCCTATCGTGCTTCTAGTCAATAATAGATCAGAATTGAACAGGGTTTTGCATGAGATCAAATTCACTTTGTGCAGGAAgtgcttttccttttttcttgagTGTGACTGTCATTTTCATGTAGTAATTAAAAGGAGCAAGGATATATGGTGAGGCCAATAGAGAAAAAGGAACATACAATAGAGAAAAACATACATGGGTAGTGAAGCTtttcaatttcataatttagagaagaaataaaaataaacaaaaaacaaaattcactCCATACTTCCATAATATCTACTGGGCAACCACATGAGGTATTCAACAGGCTTTATATGTAATGAGGCTATGATACATGAAGaggaggaaagaaagaaaagagcaTATTACTAGTGGTAAAGGCTAAGGTGAACCACTTGATACATGGTCCATTATGGACAATAAAGTTTAAGCGTTAGATTAATCTATGTCAATAGGTTATACTATGAGGCTTATACACCAGACTATATCCCCCCACTCTATCTCTCCCTAGCCACCACTGTTCATTCACGTTGAACCATCCACCTCCGCAATGAGCCACAAACTAACCCGTGTTTGAAGtggatctctctctctctcgccgGAAGCCACCAATGCATCTCTCTCTACAGCCTTTGTTCTCACTCTCACGCGCGTCGCTAGGACATGGCCGTCGGTATAATAGAGAAGacatcaatttcaattttcatagcttttgaaatgtttaaatatgtaatctttttccttgtttttcatcTGGGTTTTCATTTATCATAGTTTTCACTGGAAGTGAATCCTACCCAATGATTTTAATGGCAATAACTTCCAAGGGGTCCATTGTTGATGTAGAGAGAGTTAGAGAAGGAAAGAGCGTTGTATCGACGGAAATCATTCACTGGTTTTCTGAAGATGTCGTTAGAGTAGTTTTTGAAGGAGTTCATTCCAGGGATCTATCATTCATTGGTTGCAGAGAGATCGTAGGAGAAGAGGGTGGAGGTGGCAAGGGAACAAACAAGGATATATAAGAATCCATCAAAGAGTGttcatttctttccaccacaagTCTTGTAGATTCCCATATCTGAAAGTTATAATATTTTCCCAGACTGCTCAATGATCCGTTGCTAATTAAGATTGAAAGagtcattattatttaaaatattgatattactaatattataaatgtttcataaataataattataaactaTTCAACTATATTTACATATAACGAATAACATTAATAACATGatatttagtataaaataaacaaatattaatattcaaaatatcataatataaattatagtttaattttaatgatgtgaaatattattcaaattgaaaacaatgtttttccataaataaattttacttatcatcaataaaataaaatatcatttccattaaataaattaatatcctatttatattatataaaatttttaaaataacttaaagtTAAGTATTCACGCaaaattttaatacaaattttcgTTGGTAAAAAATTTCATGGATACAAAAGTAgaaactgaattttttttatcaatgttaattgttgatttgttagtttttttattaacaaaaggAAAGATTAAATCtataacttttttccttttttttaactatcaaatCAACCTTAAAGAAGAAAACTAATAAAGCCATCAGAGCATCCACATGGTTCATTACTTAAATAgattatctaatttttataaGTATGTACAATACATTGTCACATAAATTTAAGTATtctacataaaaattaattctaacGTTTAGATTGTTAAAAGTGAATGTTTAACTTAACTTTATGGAATACTATAATATATGCTAATTTCTCTcattcataatataaaaaagaatatttttttatttttaacaattttttaaacaacattatttatataaacaaacGTATTTGAATAAGTAATGTCAAGTCATGTGctccaataataaattttgttaaacaaCGTTACTTAACTTCAAACATCCTTATAAGCAATGAAGATGGCCTAAAAGCTCATTGCACATTCCCTTATCAAAACTCAAACTTTAAGATTCagatttttctaacttttttataatataaaattatcaaatttttttaacatgcaCTAAACACACACTAAAGAGGTGGTAAATACATGTGCCTCTATTAGATCAAGGTGTGAAACTGAGCTGACCTAGGTCAGGTCAAATTTTTATGAGTTGCAAATTTTTTGCGTCAGCCTAGCCTAatgaccatttaaaaaaaattaaatttatataattttcacaataaataaaatcaaagtaataaataatatcatACTCAATTGGTTCAATTGCTTTCATGCTTACATTCTATAGATCTAACCCAATCCATTtagtttatgtttgttttgtcgTCAAAATCTTGTTTGCACAAATTGCGAGGCACCTAAACGGAAAAAATACAAAGGTCTTGTTGTGAGCAAATTACATTTAAGGATTTTGGAAGGGTATCCAAACATGCTTTTAGTAGGATCGATTTAATTGGTTCATTTTAAGtctataattcaaaattttactcCAAACTTCGCTTATTTATATATAGGTTTCTGGAGTAAGTTTATTATAGACCAAACTCAGTTTAACACCATGCACTAGAATGTTAGAGAAAATTTGGTAGACTAGAAATGAAACAATGGTAGGGGTCGACATAGAAAGGTGGGATCAACGTGAAAGAGGCTCTTGGATTGGATTGAGGACCCTCCATAGTGCATATATTCTCCCCACAACAATATATCAAATTATCAATAGATAAATATTaagcacaaaaaaatatatcaatagaTAATAATTATCATCATTCGACCTTTATCTTTCATTGCTTTGCACCCCACACATCATCAACGTAGATAACGGTCCGTTTTTATCACGTGCGCCGAACTCTAACACGTGCACCTTTCATATTTCATTtggtctccaattttttttaggaatgaATATCCATTTTAAACATGTAAATGTTAtcattttagtgtttttttttctacccATGATATTGAAATGAAGTAACCTCACAAAAAATAATGACTAATTTTTATTGGAAACTTTGAGCGTATTataagttgtgttttttttttttaattataaagctTATAAAATATGgtctttaatgtatttttttttaattttatcaatggaCTAATTGggtataagaaaaattacataACATAATAATTCGTACTTTGATGTGAAAAACTATTGAAAGGCTAGGTTTATATCTTGTGGTGTATTTATAATTGGATGATCAAattatcacacttaattatattattaaatattaaatacttaaataagtttttaattactGTAAGTAtgactaaatttaatttaagccttctaaatattttattggttttttcttataaatttattttccattcttcttaaaGAAAAAAGGTCTTGTAACCATTAAAGACTTCTTCAATTGCGTAAACTCGAAAAAAGCATCAACTTATAGCCAATAAATCTAAATCTAtgccacaataaaaaaaaaaaatctaaattctaTGCCTTTGACAATTTGTTAACAATGGTTTCTTGTACTAGTATTTCTGTTTTGATTTGACGAGTAATCTACTACTCAAATTCGATCCTTATCATTAACTAGCAAATTCAAATCTAAAACATATATACATTTGTCAACTAATGTTCTTTGATCTTACCAAAATGTTCAAGCAATTATCTTTCACTATAACCCTGATCCCAACAGGTGGCAtcaatccaaaaataaaataactaaagtttatacttttttaatatacaaaacTAGGATTTCTAATAAAGATAGGTGACAATTTATTGTTTCTCTATGTCCTAAACCCCTCTTTGTTGGGGTTAAGTGAATTTTTGTGTACCATATGGATTTCTAAATTGTGTCTTTTAATGAAAgtttgattttgttctttgcatttataatttttttttccttagtgCCTCTTAAGACTTCATTGCCGTTAAAgagattatttttatctttaataaatgaaaatttgttcTACAAACATATGTTAAGCTAAGAATAATTATTAGATGCTTGGTACCGCTATAGATTTCTTAACTtagtgtttgtttctctttaaattGCCTaggaaattatgttttaaataataaattaaaaatttcggTAAACAAAGTAAGAAGTCAAATTGAATTAAAACTCATATTGAGAATTCAAGGTAAAATAGAATGAACCCTAACACTTTCctatttggtttattttacattcttgtttttttattctctaaaaaaaattccaaaaatatttttttattgtgtttttcaaatttaattaattttttcttaaacaaaatcaaatccaaattgTCTGTTGTGATTTGCATtattctcttttgtaaaattactaggtatgaattaagatattcgTGTGCCGAAAGCCAATAACTGATTTGCCAAGTTCTTATGGAATGTCTTAAATGTCATgtaattaaacatatataaagAGTTATTATACTAATTCTTTAACATTTTGACTTCACATACTTCATAAGAAATCCCGAGGCCATCAACTAAATGTGTGTTCGTTTCCATTTTCACTCAACACACCAACTGGTGGTCagcagaaggaaaaaaaatccttcttATAATCATCTATTGGGAAGTCAAATTCATatgaacatttatttttttcacgcTTGTGTTGGTTTATATCTAAACCAAACACATGCATAATATAAGCCCCATAGCGTTCATTATAACCAATCTTTTCATTGGTGTGACATTGGCTCTATCCTTAACCCATTTGGTATAGCTCTATCCTTAACATCTTTTCAGTATCATAATTGACTTCTAGATTTCAAAGCAAGCATATGGTATCGGTTGAATAAAGGTTAATGAAAatggaataaatatttactttaacaaaaaaattgactatATTATTAACTGGTCTTTTTGGTTCTTTTCTTTTGCAATTTTTCTTCCAGATatctttgtattatttttttccatctgCGCAATGAAAATTGCCTCTTTTCTGTGTTGTAGGCCATGCGTGTTCTTCTCCAAACACTAATTAAAGGTACCACGGTTGGTGGGAAAGAAGACATGTAAAAAGAAATTGGTCCATGTCCTGAAAGGATTCATTTTGTGGCAGCACCGAATTACCCCTTTCTCATTCACAATTCACAATTGAAGATAAAGTTTATATACTATTAACTCTTTCATCTCTTCAACTTTCTAATTTCTTACTGTAAACTTTATATATTACATGTCCAATCTTTAGTACATTAAGGGTGTGTAAAGATCAAATAATCCCCATCCAttattccctttctttcttgtCTCCTAGGTTTTTTTCCCCACTTTTTTGGTTTCTCTTATTTTCCGttagctttatatatatatatatatatatatatatatatatatatatatatatatatatatatatatatatatatatatatatatatatatatagtttgctAACTTATAtccacttatttttttaaaaggagtaagttaataaattataattataaattttcttaaaatacacTTAGGTATAACTtgctaatttatttcttataaaaattaagtagGTGTATGTTAGTAAATATGTATAAAGTTTGTATGTTAGTAAATATATACAAAGTTTgctaacttaaaaaattataactatgatttttcttaaaatacatcTATGTAACTTGTTAACTTACTTTTTCTGAAGTAAGTGGATTTATATTAACAAATACGTATAGAATTTATTAACTTATacctacttattttttaaaaggaataaattaatatgttataattttaaattttcttaaaatacacTTATGTGTAACTTGCTAACTTCTAAAAAAATAGCttaatttttactgtttttcacaaatattaaatttacaatatatagtttatagagtaattttttatattatttaaatttttaatatattattaattttttagtttaaattttgataaatgtaTGTTATTAGatatgttaataaataatttatacggTTTTGACGAACGATAATTGATTTaagattttattagaaataaaataaaataaatataaaatctacattaattaaattattttaaaaaaataaatataaaaatatcacgTAACATCACTtcatagaataaaattatatatatatatatatatatatatatatatatatatatatatatatatatatatatatatattatatttatgttaaaaaaattctaaagcgaattttatttgaaaatttcatcTAACTTGATAATAGCACTTTGTTTTGTTAATTACAAAAGAGATATAATATATGGTATGGAAGAAGAGGGAGGATATACTAatctaaagagaaaatgtcaCAAGTGGAAATCCATTTTACACAACAAAGATTTTTCCCCATAATATAATCCCTGACCGATGTAGGGAAAAGGTTGCATTAATTGAACCCAGTTGCTGAACTTTCATTAATAAGACCCACATGGCTATGGCAAAAAAAGGGGTAGGTTAAAAATCATGCTCCACACTTCTATGTTTTTTAGGGTTAACTTTTGAAGGcaggaacaaaaataaaagttagcACTGCTTTGACTATTAGTAACTCACTTTTATCAAAGCCCATATGATGCCATTTCAAAAAGATATTCTTAGTTGAAAAAGAAATTCGTTTTGATACatgattatttttactttatcatccaatttttattttacatttatattgtattatttaatACTAGTAGAAAGA harbors:
- the BES1-10 gene encoding BES1/BZR1 homolog protein 4 isoform X1; amino-acid sequence: MTSGARQPTWKERENNKRRERRRRAIAAKIFSGLRMYGNYKLPKHCDNNEVLKALCNEAGWTVEADGTTYRKGCKPPVERMDIVGGSAAASPCSSYHPSPCASYNPSPGSSCLPSPRASPYPPNHNADGNSLIPWLKNLSSGSSSASSSKLPQLYIPNGSISAPVTPPISSPSSRKPRINADWEDLSTRPAAWGGPAYTFLPSSTPPSPGRQVAETDWFSKIRIPQVGLTPTSPTFSLVSSNPFGFKEDAMGGSGSRMWTTPGASGTCSPAVAAGSENTSDIPMAEAVSDEFAFGSSSSVLVNAWKGERIHEASFGTDDLELTLGSSKTRLLHK
- the BES1-10 gene encoding BES1/BZR1 homolog protein 4 isoform X2, translated to MTSGARQPTWKERENNKRRERRRRAIAAKIFSGLRMYGNYKLPKHCDNNEVLKALCNEAGWTVEADGTTYRKGCKPPVERMDIVGGSAAASPCSSYHPSPCASYNPSPGSSCLPSPRASPYPPNHNADGNSLIPWLKNLSSGSSSASSSKLPQLYIPNGSISAPVTPPISSPSSRKPRINADWEDLSTRPAAWGGPAYTFLPSSTPPSPGRQVAETDWFSKIRIPQVGLTPTSPTFSLVSSNPFGFKEDAMGGSGSRMWTTPGASGTCSPAVAAGSENTSDIPMAEAVSDEFAFGSSSSVLVNAWKGERIHEASFGTDDLELTLGSSKTR